The segment TTAGGAGTGGTTAAAGCATGTTGTTTGTAAAGAGACTCTTCATTTGGGAAGATTGTAATAAAAGAAAAATTGCCAGAATTATCTGCAACTGCCGTGCCATTACCAATAAAATATTTATCTTTATGTGCACCACTACCATATGCATCAACTTGCCAAAGATTAATTACGGCACCAGCTACAGGGGTGCAATTAATATCCTTAATTTGGCCCTTAATGTATAAAATATCTCCTGCCGAAATCTCAGGTGAGTTAAAATATCTTCTTAAATTATTATTTAGTTGAAATTTTGTAGGTATATTAGCTTCCTTATGCTTCAAAGTTGGTGTCACTGGGCAAGCTATTTTTGCCTGAGTTTTTAAATCTAATATGTTAAAGAACTCTATTTTTTTAGGTTCTTTGGCAATAATAAGTGGAGACTCTTTGGTAGTAATTGGTTGTTGCTCTTTTTTGACAGTCTTTTCAATTGTTTCCTTTGTGAGATTAGGCTCTACTTTTAAGTTGATGCTGGTACTTTTGGGTGGTTTTTCAACAATATTTTTTTTCTCAATGTTGAGGTTGTCATAATTAAAAATAGTTTCCTCATCATTGTTTAAAGAGGGAATCAATGCATCTTTGGCTTTTAAGTTAGTTGCTAATATAACCAAAAATAATATAGAAGTAATTACAGTCTTTATTGTTGCCATTTTCTTTATCTTTTTTGTGCAAAAAAATCTTTTAATAGTTTTTTCGCTTCCATTTCCTTCATACCATAATAATATTCTACTTTGTGATGACAAGCATTTGTTGAAAAATATTTCAAATTACTGACCACGCCTCCATATTTATTGTCACTTGCCGCAAAATATAAGCGTTTTATTCGAGCTTTTGCAATAGCGGATGCACACATCACACATGGCTCTAAAGTGCAATATAAATCATAATCATCTAACCTTGAAACTTTCAACTTTTGGCACGCTTCTTGTATCACATTCAGCTCAGCATGGGCTATGGGGTTGTTTAGGGTTTTTACTTTATTGTAAGATTGCGCTATAACTTCCTTAGTTTTGTAATGTGCAATTACTGCTCCTACTGGTACTTCGTCACAATTAAAGGCTATTTGTGCTTGCTTAAGGGCCAAATCAATATGATTTATAAATACCGAATTCATTTACTAGATTTTTCGCAAGAAAGAAGTAACTTTTTTTACACCTTTCACTGTTGCTGCTGCTTTTGCTGCTTTTTTCACCTCATTCTCTGTCGTTACATTACCTATTAGATAAACATTCTGATTATATACTTCAACATTAATATTGAAGGCTTTTATATCTTTTTTTAACATGAATTTGCTTTTTACTTTGCTAGCTAAATAATAATCAGTGATGATTTTTCGCTTAGTTTGGCCTTTTATAGAAGTTTCATTAATTAACTCTTTCACTCCATCTATTTGCCAAATATTATCTGATATTTGTGTAAGGTTATTTTGTTTATTTAAAGTTCCAGTAAGTAGAACTCTGCCCTGATACACATTAAAATATAGGTTGCTGCTTAATTCCTTATTTTTATGAAGTTTGATTTTTTTGGTTAATTGTGCACTTATCTTAGCGTCTATTAGGCTGTCTTCAACTGGTTTAGTTCGTGTTATTAAATAAGCAGAGCCAAAACTGGTGATTGCTATGGTTTCAACGCAAGAAATTAAATAAAGAGGTAGTAGTAAGATAAAAATTTTTTTCATATATTTACTATAAAAAAAAAATCAATTAAGTCAAATTACTATTCTATGATAATAATATTATTACAGGCCCTAAAATTGCAAATTCGTAAATCATATGCTATAAACATATTAAAATATATTAGCGTTAAATGTACAAAGACCTTGAAGATATAACCAGTCCAGAAAAAATGCGCAAGGCTGCGTTAGGGCGAAAAGTATCTC is part of the Alphaproteobacteria bacterium genome and harbors:
- a CDS encoding nucleoside deaminase — its product is MNSVFINHIDLALKQAQIAFNCDEVPVGAVIAHYKTKEVIAQSYNKVKTLNNPIAHAELNVIQEACQKLKVSRLDDYDLYCTLEPCVMCASAIAKARIKRLYFAASDNKYGGVVSNLKYFSTNACHHKVEYYYGMKEMEAKKLLKDFFAQKR
- a CDS encoding BON domain-containing protein, giving the protein MKKIFILLLPLYLISCVETIAITSFGSAYLITRTKPVEDSLIDAKISAQLTKKIKLHKNKELSSNLYFNVYQGRVLLTGTLNKQNNLTQISDNIWQIDGVKELINETSIKGQTKRKIITDYYLASKVKSKFMLKKDIKAFNINVEVYNQNVYLIGNVTTENEVKKAAKAAATVKGVKKVTSFLRKI